The genomic stretch CTCTTTCGTTTGGCAAACACAGAGTTCAGATAATCTGTCACCTGAGGTGAAAAACAGTCTGGTCAACTTTAGCTGCTAAATCATGGAGACATTTTGAAATTCATCTTTATCTGCTTTTACCTGTTTCTCAACCACGGCCGGATCCATATTGGGTACCTGACGAATCGAGAACTTGGCTGTGACTTTGGCTGGTATGACGGTTTTGGTACCGGGTGCAGAGAAAGCTCCCTCGATGCCGTGGATGGACAGGGTTGGGTGACGCCAGCGATGGGCAAGCAGATCAACCTTAAAATGAGAATAACATGAATAATAACTGAAGTTTAATTCAACTTGTGatgacttaaaggcggagtccatgatgtttgaaagccaatgttgatatttgaaatcacctaaacaaacacgcccctaccccaatagaatctggaccttctgttgatagacccgccccacacatacgcaacccggcatttgatttgatttgattggctataagtgtgttttggtagtcggcccttctccttttccaaagcgtttttcaaacatcgtggactccgcctttaatgatcTTTATAGATGCGGCCCCTTTTTTACCTTGTTGTTGTACATGAGTTCACTGATGCCGATGTCTTCCTTGTAGCGCTCCACGTCAAACTCGATGTCTTGATAAATCTTCCATTCCTCATCGGAGAGAGGTGCGACCGCTTCTCGGATGCCCGGGATCAGGATCTTTCCACTGGGACTGATGAGTTTGTCTGTaaagaaatcaaacttttaGACTACTTATAACTAGCTGGTTACTGAATATCAACTGCTAAAGATCATACTGGTTCAATGAGCACCCATAATGCCGATCAGATCTATCATTGGCTCGATTACTGTGCCTCCATAGACACCGGAGTGTAAATCCTTCTTCGGTCCGCTCACCTGCAGCCATCAACACGaaacacagaaaacacaaaTCGACCGCCAAGTCAAATTcatcatagaaatgaaacaaagtGACTGTAAATTTGATTTCCTTTCATGGTTCCATTAAATCGAACCAACAAATACTATCCCAGTCCGTACATTTGACCAAACTCCAGTTACAAGTTTCAACATAAATACTGCATCTGATCTCTGTATGATGTGACTTCAGTACCTCAGCTAAGAAGTAACAGTTTCCTCTTGTGCCGTAGGTGAGCGCCGGTCTTCTGCTCAACCAGCCGCAGTCAGAGAtgatgatataatccacatctGAGAAGAAAGTGTCTTTCTGAGCCACGATCATAGCTTCCAAACCATCAGATCCTGTCTCCTCCATTCCCTCAATAATAAATTTAACGTTCACGGGCAGCTCCTAAACAATTTGGTAAGAACTGTTAGGACTCACTTGCTTTGAACTGTAAGTATAAGCTTCAAATATAGCAACCAGTTATTGTACTCGTTTAGAAATCAGTCTCTTACAATATTGAGGGCTTTGTAGACCTCCACTGTATGGATCCAGGCCAACACCGGTGCTTTGTTATCAGAAGCTCCTCTTCCGTAGAGATTTCCTATGCGTAATAAATCAACACTCAAACCacacaataaaacatcatttcatTCTTTCGTTtgtgtgaatgaaaaaaaaatcccatGTCACTGAGATTTCCATTGATATCTGTGAGTTGGTACGGGTCAGTCGCCCATCCATCCTCTTTCTTTGCCGGCTGGACGTCCACGTGACCGTAAATACAAACGGTGTGTTTAGTTGCATCACTGCCAAACTGAGCTGTGACCACTTTTGGCAGCTCTATGGTGCTTCCATTGGATATCTGTTGAAACAGAAGAAGTTTTGTCAATTGAACGTTCTAGACTCTagaaaataaaagcatttacaGCGTGTAAaacaacatcatcatcatcatcatcatctgacCGTCTGCATCCCGATGTCCACCATCTCTACAGCTCCTCCAATGAGACGGAGTTTCTCTGCCGTCACCTCCATCATTCTGTGTAAGTCAGATCTCTTTGATATATCACTCGAATCACTTTCAATTGAAACCCATTTTCTCAACGTCTGAAACAGACCAATGAAAGATCAGCAACATTTTAACACTGACTTCATTTATGTCATGAACTTGAATTACATTTCATGAGATGTTGAATCTATCTGTTGGTCTCTCTACCTAACTATCTACTTTGTATGAATGTATTGaatgtaaaaagtgtttctCATGGCTgatgtttacagtttttctcagtcgcttcaGATTATTACTACTTAAAATTGGAAAATATTAAGtatatttctcaaaacaatttcTACAAATACCTACAAAAGCCCCTAACTTGTTCAAAATCTCTGCCCAAAGTTTTTATGCTAGTGAACATGTCAAGTATAAGGTGTaaccaacactgtaaaaattatgtcaaatgattttttttttatgttactttaacctAACAAATTAAGtgaacaatttcaacttgtaaGTTATCAGTGGTGACCCgtgacttctcttctgaggggcgcaaattcaaaatatgttttccttGCGTCATGTGGACCTGTGCAAAAATaagtgtcaaaataagtgcctgctgcagacgcgtcgaaatcgtttatgataaaagagatgcttccCTACTGAAAATCCAACTAAGACCAGAAAAAGCCGGtaagcttggttttagctggtattgctggtgtagcaagctggtctagctgtgttttggtccctTTTAAAGCTGGTCTAGcaggacttagctggtcaggctgaaagaccagctgacccaccagctttgccaggctgggaggaccagcttagaccggcttctgccaccttaaaccagctaccagcttatgctggtctttgctggatttttcagtagggttattttcacaaaatacttgcaagacacttacttaacactaaactcttaTTACACATAAGATTAAGCGAGAATCTGGCAAATATGagcttctcttttatcattaCAGCGTCTGCAGCAGGAAGACATAGAAGGCTTtttcatttattacatttatttattacataatatTTTGTTACCTGATGTAAAGGTATACCTTTTCTTATTTATACAGCAATGACCTGATTTACTTAATGTTCATCTTATCCTACAGGTAATAAGAGATGATGGTAATATGATATATATGAGATAATATGAAATTGGTAAATCAATGCTACAGCATATACTTTTGTAAATCATCATGACATCACTGTAGTAAAGGATCTCATGTATGACTAAAGTATCTGAGATTCTTACAAGAAGAGCAACCTGTGTGCAAAACAACCCTAGTCAAGTTAAGGTCTCATAGAAAATATGCTTGACAGATTATGATGACAACAGGCTTAACCATTACCTACAAATGTTTTGGGAGTAAGGCTATTAGCAGATAACAAGTATTATATATTTGCATCGACATAGAATAAGTGACTGATAATGTAAGAAACAGCAGACAATTGACAGTCAAATAAATATACCAAATATTAGCAATTTGTATAGAAACGAATAAAAACTGCTTAATGATGTGCACAACTGACGCGCAGGTTAAATTAgtatttttgaagatttaatttGTGATCTGATAAATGCATCCAATGACTGGTAAAAACTGTATTAAgctcaaagtttgatttttttaaacaaactttGCTGAAACAGTGTATGATGAAAGAGTCTATAGTGCAGTTTGGTTTATCTGTATGTACTCCAGATAAGATCCATCAATAACACATGATCAAGATTTTATGACATCTGTAGGTCACTGTTCAAAGCTTTATTCTTCTGTCAgcagcattattattattattataaagatTTCATACATTACCTCAATAAACTCCTCTTCATGACTGTTGACATATTGAGTCAAATTATCAAACATGAAAGAAGAAACTCCCGTCCACATCAGCAGACACACTAAACTAATGCTGTTCATCTGTTAACAACAACACAATCTCTAGTTTAAAACAAGTCTGTTTCTCtgaagaatttaaaatatatttctataGAAATTCATGCACTTACCATATCAAGATAATTACAAACCAAAGAGATCCCAAACAACTAAGCGGTGCTCCTGGTgttcctctttctctctctctctctctatgagGTGATGTTAAATAGTTTTCATGATGAGAACTCATGCTGACATAAGGTCACTAAAGATCAATACCGCAGGGATAAAAGCAGCTTAAAGTTGCCAAACTGAATTCTTGTAGCCGCAGGAGCAAATCCCTCAATCAAAGAGGAGAAAACGTTCATGCTGGTTTCAGTATGAAGAACATTCCCAAGATTAAACCTCAAATCTTCTCTAAACGTCAAAGTAACAGTAGACTCAAATAGATTCTgtccaaataaaacaaaacaaacaattcTGCATCCATGAGCTCACAAACATGAAATaataaaagtcattttaggGTCTTAAAACATATAAATGTTGATGTTGTAATGATATACTACAGTAACACAATGATAAAGATGATGAatgaaagattttatttttttatttttttattgtgaacACATGAAGATGAATAACTGCATTAACAATGACGTTTCTTTGATTTTCTCAACAGGTTGAATGCACAAATATTTCCTGGTCAGCACACTATTTCCCAGCATGTGTCTCAGCCCAG from Misgurnus anguillicaudatus chromosome 10, ASM2758022v2, whole genome shotgun sequence encodes the following:
- the cndp1 gene encoding cytosolic non-specific dipeptidase is translated as MMNSISLVCLLMWTGVSSFMFDNLTQYVNSHEEEFIETLRKWVSIESDSSDISKRSDLHRMMEVTAEKLRLIGGAVEMVDIGMQTISNGSTIELPKVVTAQFGSDATKHTVCIYGHVDVQPAKKEDGWATDPYQLTDINGNLYGRGASDNKAPVLAWIHTVEVYKALNIELPVNVKFIIEGMEETGSDGLEAMIVAQKDTFFSDVDYIIISDCGWLSRRPALTYGTRGNCYFLAEVSGPKKDLHSGVYGGTVIEPMIDLIGIMDKLISPSGKILIPGIREAVAPLSDEEWKIYQDIEFDVERYKEDIGISELMYNNKVDLLAHRWRHPTLSIHGIEGAFSAPGTKTVIPAKVTAKFSIRQVPNMDPAVVEKQVTDYLNSVFAKRKSPNKLNVTMVIGAKPWLADVNNPLYEAGKAAAKRVFNVDPDMIREGGTIPIARSFQDVTGKSIIMLPIGGFDDGLHSQNEKISRYNYIEGTKLFIAYLHEVSQIKKN